AGACTGCCGGGGACATTACCGCCTACCGCCAGGAGAACGGACCATTCCGGAGCCTGGAGGATATAATGAACGTCAAGGGCATCGGGCGGAAGACCTACGAAGAGATAAAGAATCTTATCACTATCGGGCCATGAACAAATTCCTGAAGGGCTTGGTGATGCTGATAGCAATCTCCTTAAATGCTGGCGCTCAGGAGATGCCCGACATCGAGGACGAGCAGGCCTCGCAGGATCTTGCCGAGCAGATGCTCTATCTGCAGGAGCACCCGGTAAATCTCAATCATGCCAATCTTGATCAACTGATGATCCTTCCGGCGATCACCCCCTACCAGGCCCTCCGGCTGGACCGGTATTTAAAAAGCCACCCCAAATTGAACGACCCATTCATTCTGGCCAGGGATTCCATTTTGGATCTGCCGGCCGTGGAATCTTTGCTGCCCTATATTTGCCTTGATTCCTATCTCCCCACCAATAGCGTCAAATTAAAGTTTTCCACCAGGCTGCAGCGAAAATGGCCGGATGCGGACGGCATTGCCGACGGCAGTTTTCACGGTTCGCCGATGGAGAGCCGCACCCGGATGTGGTTTCGCCCGGAGAAAAATTGGGAGATGTTCGGGCAATGCCAGCATGATGTGGGCGAGCCGGCCTGGAACGACTATTATTCCGGCAATGTATGGTGGTCGGATGGCGGGGGAACAAAGCAGGTAATAATAGGGGATTATCAGATGAAGATCGGGGAGGGGCTGGTGTTCGGCGGCAGCTCACCCCGCATATTCTCCAGCTACTGGACCGGCTCGGCCCGGCTTGACGCGGCAGCGATCCGGCCGTATTTTTCATCCCATGAATACAGGGGCTTAAGGGGACTATGCTTAAAATACCCATTAGATGACAACTTAAACATTATCTGTTTTGCCTCCCGGCGGCAGATGGATGCCAAAATAGATTCGCTGGACCAAATAACCAGCATCTATGACGACGGACATCATCGCAGCGATGCGGAGCTGGAAAGGAAAAACAATTCGGCCGAAACCATCATCGGCGGACGGGCGGGCATAAGCGCCGGCCGCTTCTGCAATATCGGGATAACCGGCTATAACCGGTCCTTCGATAAAACGTCGGTCGAAGGATTATATAATGCTTCCCTGATCAGCCTGGATGCCAGGACCATAAGGGATAAAAACTGGGCCTCGCTTGAGCTGGCCAAGGGAGAGGGGGCGGTTGGCGGGTATATCGGGGAGATCGGGTTTATGGAGCGGGATTATGCCGGCCGAATCAATTTTTACGGATATTCCCCGGAATTCAACCCTCCCCGTTTCAATTCGGAAAATTATTACGGCGGCGATGACGAAAAGGGGGCCACCATCGCCGGTTTGTACCGGGCTCCTTTGGGTTTTGATGTATCGGCCATCTATAACCAATTCTATCCCTGGCAGCCATTTCCCATTTCATCCCAGGGTTACAGGGGTTTTCGCTACGAAGCCAGGCTGGATAAAAAAATACTCCAGGGTCTCCTGGCCGATCTTCGGATCAGATCCCTGCAGAAGGAATATTTTGACGATGGACAATCCGGCGATCCGGTATACCATACCTCGAACATTACCCTCAAGGCCGGGCTGCGGTGGCAATTGGCAAAAAATTACAGCGCCGGCGGCAGGTATCAAACATCCTTTTTCGGGGATTCCCGGTACGATGGCAAGAAACGCGGCGAAATAATATCCTTAGCCGTAAAAGCCCAGCTGCCTAAAGATATTACGATCCAAACTCAATCGGTTTTTCATCACGCACCCAGTTACGATGCCAGACTCTACCTGGCGGAGCCGGAGCTAAGGTCCGGGGGGAGCTTTCACGGCTACTGGGGCCTGGGGCGGCGGGATGCTTTATTTTTGAGATATGCTTTGGGGCGCTCCGGGGCCTTTTATCTGAAAATAGCCAGGCAGATAAGGGATTACCAGGGCCAGATTACTAAAAACACTGAGCTGGGAATCGAACTGGAATTTTTGTTAAAATAGATCCAATTTTATGTTATAATGATGCACTGGATTAAAGATCGAAAGGAACCGGTTTATGCCTGGAGACAGGGACCAAATAAAAAGCAAAGAGCTTGAGCTGAGGGAGGCGGAAGCAAGGCTCGGTCCGGACAGCCCCGAATTGATCCCCCTGCTAAAAGAACTGGCGGAGATCTATACCCACTGGGGAAAGTTTTCCTTGGCCGATCGCCTGCACCGCAAAATTATGGAGATAACCATCAGGGAATCCGGCCCGGAGAGCCTGACAGTTGCTTCTTGTTTTAATAAGGTGGCAGTTTTGTGCAGCATTCAGGGGCGTTATTACGAGGCCCTGCCGTTTTATGAAAAATCCCTCAACCTCTATAAAAAACTGGCAGAGCACGATAACTTGGCGCAGGCCAGACTGATGGCCAATATCGGGACGGTTTACAAAATACTGGGCCGGTTCGCACCGGCCGAGGAAATTTTACTTAAGGCCCGGGAAATCTTCCAAAAGGAATCCGGCGCCAATGATCCGATGCTGGCAGAAATACTGATGAATCTGGCCGGGCTGTATCGCGATCTGAACCGTCTGCCGGCGGCCGAGTCCCTGTGCAATACGACCCTCGAAATGTCACTGAACGCCTACGGCCCCGAGCACCCTAGAATAGCCTTATGCTACAACAACCTGGCCGAGGTTTATACGGCTCAGGGAAGAAAGAGCGAGGCCGAGGAGCTATACCTGAAAGCCATAGAAATAAAAGAAAAGACACAGGGCCCGGAACATCCGGATATCTCAATATATCTAAATAACCTGGGGGACCTCTACCGAACGCAGCAGAAATTTGTGGAGGCCGAAACCATCTACCGCCGGGCTTTGGAGATAGACGAGATCCATTTGCCGCAGGAAAGTCCCTATCTGGCCACCACCTATAAAAACCTGGCCACCCTTTCTTCGGTCCAGGGATATTATGATAAAGCCGAGGCCTATTATCTCCGGGCCATCTCCATTTATGAACGCACCCTGGGGCCGGATCATCCCGAGGTGGCGGAGCCCCTGGTCCGGCTGGCGGAGCTGCAGCACGGGCAGGGCCGGAACAGCGAGGCCGAGGCCCTCTGCTACCGTTCGATGGCCATCTGGCAGAAAGGATACGGTCCCAAACACATCAAGGTGGGGGAGATGCTGAAGATGCTGTCCAAATTGTGTTTTGCCCAGGAAAAGATGTCCGAGGGAGAGGCGTTTTTAAAGCAGGCCTTTGAGATAAAATAAAGCAAATTCATTAAAGGAGGTTCCCATGCACCGAGTCTTACTGCCGGCATTGGTCTCCCTTATTATTATTATTTCACCACAAAGTAAAGCATATTCACAAACTGCAGCATCCGATAGCGTTTCTATCCAGCAAACAGAAACAGAGGTTTTAAATCCCGAATCTCCAGCACCCGTTACTGTAATAACCGATAGCATTGCCGTTATTAAATCTTTCGAACCCTCCCTGCGGTTGGAGGGTTTCAGTATGTATAATTTTGCCTCCGCCTATTTTTATAGCCGCCAGAAAGTAACCGGACTTGTTTGGTGGGACGAGACCAGTTATGAGTACACCTATACCACAACAATTTTTGCAGCCGGGGCGAGCTGGAATTACCTGATAAATAACGGACTTTCTTTGGGTGGCAGTGTGGGATTCATTAATATCGGAACATCCATGTCCAGCAGCAACATTAGTTATTATTATTCGCCGTACAGCAGCAGTTCCACCATGACCTTGATCGGGCCGCGAATTGCCCAGTACTTTGGAAACAAGAACAGTAAGTTCCTGCCTTTTGTGGCCGGCGAGATGGATATCATTACCAGCTCATCTGGAAATTATAGCCAAAGCGAAACAATCTTCAGGATCGGCGGCGGGGCGGTCATCAAACTTGTTCCCAGCGTGGGAATTTCCCTAGGCCTGGATTATCTTAAGGTCGAAGATCAAAAGAACACGGTGAATATTTTGGGCACCATGGGTCTGGTTTGCATGCCTTTTAATAACAAATAACAAACAGGAGTCATAATAGTGATAACAATTCTGGCAACATTGTTCGTTCTGGGGATCATGGTGTTTGTCCACGAGCTGGGCCATTTCTACGTGGCCAAGAAGGTGGGCATCAGGGTCTTGAAATTCTCCCTGGGATTCGGCCCCAAATTGTTCGGATTCAAAAAAGGCGATACCCAGTATTTGATCTCGGCTCTCCCGCTGGGGGGATATATAAAATTGGACGGCGAGGAAGCTTTTGAAGAAAACTATGTCGCTAAGCCCGGCGACTATATGGCCGCCCCCTGGTGGGGCCGGGTGCTGATGGCCCTGGCCGGCCCGATGGCCAATCTGCTTACCGCCTTTCTGATATTTATTATGCTGGGGCTGGTCGGATTCAACGCTCCAGATTATTCCACTTCGGTCGGCAAGGTGGGATCGGGAAGCATAGCCCAGCAGATAGGCATAACCGAGGGCGATCGGATAGTTTCGATTGACGGGAAAGAAGTAAAAACCTGGCACGGCATGTGGCAGGAACTGCAGACGGAGAGAGCGGCCGACTCATTATCCCTCACCTTAGACCGGACCGGAGAGAGAATAGTTCTTAATATTCCCTCATCCCAACGGATAAAATTCCTGGAGAATATCGAGCCCGCGGTGCCGGCGCAATTGGGAGAGGTCTACCCCAGCCTGCCGGCCTATCAGGCCGGGCTTAACGCCGGGGACATCGTACTGGCCATAGACAGCCTGCCGGTAAAAACATGGGACGGCATGAGGGAGATCATCAATAAGAATGCCGGGCGGGAGACCAAGCTGTTGATCGAACGTGGTTCCGATACCTTCAGTGTTCGGATCACCCCGGTGGAACAGGATTATCCGGGGCAGGGCACGGCGGGCGTCATTGGTGTCACCGCCCCGGTGTTCGGGAGTTATAAACTGCGCCTGGGACTTTGGGCCTCGATCGCCAATGCCACGGTCAGCACCGGAAGCTTGGTGGCCCGCACTTATGGCGTGTTATACAAGATAGTGGTAAAACCCTCCTCGGCCAAACAGCTGGGCGGCATTCTGATGATAGGAGAGATGGCCGGGAGCACCGCCAAAAAAGGCTTCAGCGACCTGATGCTGCTGGTGGCGCTACTTTCCATCAGTTTGATGGTTCTTAATCTCCTGCCCTTGCCGGTGCTGGACGGGGGCGTGATATTCTTCAGCCTGCTGGAGGGGATAAGAAAAAAGACCCTGCCGGTCAAGGTGCAGGTGGTCATCCAGCAGATCGGGATCGCCATTCTGATCATGCTGATGCTGTTCACCATTCTCAACGACGGCATGAAGATATTCAGCCGGCACTCGGCGGTCAAGAAGAACAGCCAGCAGATCGAGCAGGCCAAATAAGCAGATTACGGCTGGGATGATTGGTGCCAGGTTCACAATCGGGGGTTCGGCTGAAAAATCAATATATTGTTGACTTTTATATATCAAGATTGTTATAATTCAAATCCTGTTTACTTTATAAAACAACAAAATTACATATATCGGGAGGGACGTTTTGAAGAATTATACTGCGGACAAGATCCACAACATTGTATTGGCTGGCCACGGCGGTTGCGGAAAGACCACCCTGGCCGAGGCCATGGTCCATGCCGGCAACCCCACCGGGCGCCTGGGGCGGGTGGACGACGGCAACACCATCTTCGATTTCGACATCGATGAGACCACCCGCAAGATATCCATCTTCTCGGCCCTGGCGGCCTGCGAACACCAGGACCATAAGCTGAATGTAATAGACACTCCGGGCTACGCTGATTTTGCCGGCGAGGTCAAGGCCGGAATGCGGGTGGCCGACTGCGTGATCATCGTGGCCCAGGGGGTGGCCGGGATAGAGGTGGGCACCGACAAGTGCTGGAAGTACTCAGACGAACTGAAGCTTCCCCGGGCCATCTTCCTGACCCGCCTGCTGAAGGAGCATGCCGATTTTTATAAATCGCTGGAACAGGTCCGCGACATGTTCGGCCATCAGGCAGTGCCCCTGACCCTGCCCATCGGCGACCAGTTGAACCTGAAGGGAGTGGTGGATCTTACGGTGATGAAGGCCTTTACCGAGAGCGAGGGAAATTCCACCATCGGAGAAATTCCGGCCGATATGGCCGGCAAAGCCAAGGAATACCGGGATAAACTGGTGGAGGCGGTGGCCGAATCCGACGATAGCCTGATGGAGAAATTTTTGAACGGCGATAGCCTGACCGATCAGGAAGTATCCAAGGGTTTAAAAATAGCCATCAGAAAAGGAAGTTTGGTCCCGGTGTTCGCCGGAGATGGTTATTTCCAGGTGGGGGTTAACGCCATGTTGAATTCCATTGTGGCCTTCTTCCCGACGGCGGCCGATACCGAAGAAGTGGTTGCCAAAAAAGCCGGCAGCGATGAAGAAATAATCATCAAGTGCGACCCGGCCGGAACCCCGGTGCTGTTCATGTTCAAGACTTTTATCGAACCGCATGCCGGCAATCTGAATTATTTTCGGATGTATTCCGGCACGCTGGAGCCGGGGATAGAGCTTTATAACGCCTCCCTCAGCAAAGCCGAAAAAATCGGACAGTTCTACTTTCCCAACGGCAAGGACCGCATCGATGCAACCAAAATCAATTGCGGCGACATCGGCATCGCAGTAAAGCTGAAAGAATCGGGCACCGGCGACACCATCAGCACCAAGGGCAACCAGATCATCCTGCCGGAGGCCATCCTTCCCCATCCGTCGATATCGGTCGCAGTTGAAGCCAAATCCAAGGATGACGAAGGCAAGATATCGGTCGGGCTTTCCCGACTTAACGAGGAGGATCCCACCTTTACCTACGGCTTCGTCCCTGAGATCCGGCAGACCCTGATCAACGGCCTGGGCGAACTGCACCTGGATATCATGGTCGGGCGGTTGAAGAGGAAATTCGGTGTGGAGGTCACCATCATCAAGCCCAGAATCCCTTACCGCGAGACCATCTCCAAGAAGGTGGAGATTCAGGGCAAGCACAAGAAACAGTCGGGCGGGCACGGCCAGTACGGAGATGTCTGGCTGCGCCTGGAGCCGCTGCCCCGGGGCGGAGGATTCGAGTTCGTGGACGAGGTGGTGGGCGGAGTGGTGCCCGGAAACTTCATCCCCTCAGTGGAGAAGGGCGTCAAGGCGGCCATGCTGGAAGGGGCGGTGGCGGGCTACCACATTGTGGACTTAAGGGCGGCCATATATTTCGGCTCTTATCACCCGGTGGATTCCTCCGGAACCAGCTTCGAGATCGCCGGATCGATGGCCCTCAAGAAGGGCGTGCTGGATGCCTCCCCTGTTCTACTGGAGCCCATCATGAAACTGGAGGTGGCCCTCCCTGAGGAATTCGCCGGCCAGGTGATGGGCGACCTCAATTCCCGCCGGGGCCGCATCAGCGGGATGGATTCGGCCAAGGGCATGCAGGTGATCAAGGCCACCGCGCCCCAGGGCGAGATGTACAAATATTCCACCTCCCTGCGTTCCATGACCCAGGGACGGGGCAGCTTCGAGATGGAGTTCTCCCATTACGATCCGGTGCCTTTCGAGGCCACCCAAAAGATCATCGAAGAGGCCAAGAAGGAAAAGGAAGAAAAACAGAAATAATTCCATACAATCAAAAAACGGGGCGATAAGATCGCCTCGTTTTTTCTTAAAAGCCGGGCTTTTTTGCAGTAATATTCAGTTGTATTGGACAAGCTTATAATGTTAACTTTTTAACCGCCAAGACGCGAAGATTCAGCATATCTATGTAACTTGTGATAGACTAGATTCCACAAAAACTCACTGCATAATAATAGAAATGAAAATTACTTTGTGTCTTTGTGCCTCTGTGGTAAATAAATCAATGTTAAATAAATGACAAAACCAAAAATAGCCATCATCTTCACCGGCGGCACTATCTCCATGAAATCCAGCAAAAAGAGCGGGGGCGCGGTGCCGGCCTTCAAGGGTCGGGACATCCTCAAGCTTCTGCCGGTGATCACTAAAAATTTCAAGATAGAGGTGCACGACTACGGGCAGTTCCCCGGGCCGCATATCACGCCGGAGATGATGCTGGAGATATCCAGCATCGCCAGAAAATATCTAGCTAAGGCAGATATCAAAGGCGCGATCATCACCCACGGCACCGATACCCTTGAGGAGACGGCCTACTTTCTTGACCTGGCCATATCCTCTCCCAAGCCGGTGGTGGTGGTCGGGGCCATGAAGGACTGCACTGAGCTGGGCTGGGACGGCCCGGCCAACCTGATGGGCGCCGCCCGGACAGCGGTCTCGCCCGATGCCCGCAACAAGGGGGTGCTGGTGTTCCTGAATAACACCATCAACTCGGCCGGGGAGGTGACCAAGACCAGCACCGATTCTTTTGAGACATTCCGTAGCCCCGACCTTGGGCCCTTGGGCTGGGTGGATCAGGACCGGGTGCTGTTCTATCGCCAGCCGATGTACCGTGAGCATTATGCAGTCAGGAAGATACAGCCCAGGGTGGATCTTTTTAAAATGGCAGTGGGGATGGACTCGCGACTTATTAGATATGCCGTCGATTCCGGGTCGAAGGGAATAGTGATCGAGGGCATGGGCCGGGGCAATATTCCGCCAGATGTAGTGCCCGGCATAGAATACGCCATCGGTAAAAA
This window of the Candidatus Edwardsbacteria bacterium genome carries:
- a CDS encoding asparaginase, coding for MTKPKIAIIFTGGTISMKSSKKSGGAVPAFKGRDILKLLPVITKNFKIEVHDYGQFPGPHITPEMMLEISSIARKYLAKADIKGAIITHGTDTLEETAYFLDLAISSPKPVVVVGAMKDCTELGWDGPANLMGAARTAVSPDARNKGVLVFLNNTINSAGEVTKTSTDSFETFRSPDLGPLGWVDQDRVLFYRQPMYREHYAVRKIQPRVDLFKMAVGMDSRLIRYAVDSGSKGIVIEGMGRGNIPPDVVPGIEYAIGKKIPVVLCSRCIGGRVLGTYAYPGGGAQLIRKGVILGGHLPGQKARIKLMILLGKGMNIAQIKKAFECREYFCA
- the rseP gene encoding RIP metalloprotease RseP, with the protein product MITILATLFVLGIMVFVHELGHFYVAKKVGIRVLKFSLGFGPKLFGFKKGDTQYLISALPLGGYIKLDGEEAFEENYVAKPGDYMAAPWWGRVLMALAGPMANLLTAFLIFIMLGLVGFNAPDYSTSVGKVGSGSIAQQIGITEGDRIVSIDGKEVKTWHGMWQELQTERAADSLSLTLDRTGERIVLNIPSSQRIKFLENIEPAVPAQLGEVYPSLPAYQAGLNAGDIVLAIDSLPVKTWDGMREIINKNAGRETKLLIERGSDTFSVRITPVEQDYPGQGTAGVIGVTAPVFGSYKLRLGLWASIANATVSTGSLVARTYGVLYKIVVKPSSAKQLGGILMIGEMAGSTAKKGFSDLMLLVALLSISLMVLNLLPLPVLDGGVIFFSLLEGIRKKTLPVKVQVVIQQIGIAILIMLMLFTILNDGMKIFSRHSAVKKNSQQIEQAK
- a CDS encoding tetratricopeptide repeat protein, with protein sequence MPGDRDQIKSKELELREAEARLGPDSPELIPLLKELAEIYTHWGKFSLADRLHRKIMEITIRESGPESLTVASCFNKVAVLCSIQGRYYEALPFYEKSLNLYKKLAEHDNLAQARLMANIGTVYKILGRFAPAEEILLKAREIFQKESGANDPMLAEILMNLAGLYRDLNRLPAAESLCNTTLEMSLNAYGPEHPRIALCYNNLAEVYTAQGRKSEAEELYLKAIEIKEKTQGPEHPDISIYLNNLGDLYRTQQKFVEAETIYRRALEIDEIHLPQESPYLATTYKNLATLSSVQGYYDKAEAYYLRAISIYERTLGPDHPEVAEPLVRLAELQHGQGRNSEAEALCYRSMAIWQKGYGPKHIKVGEMLKMLSKLCFAQEKMSEGEAFLKQAFEIK
- the fusA gene encoding elongation factor G; translation: MKNYTADKIHNIVLAGHGGCGKTTLAEAMVHAGNPTGRLGRVDDGNTIFDFDIDETTRKISIFSALAACEHQDHKLNVIDTPGYADFAGEVKAGMRVADCVIIVAQGVAGIEVGTDKCWKYSDELKLPRAIFLTRLLKEHADFYKSLEQVRDMFGHQAVPLTLPIGDQLNLKGVVDLTVMKAFTESEGNSTIGEIPADMAGKAKEYRDKLVEAVAESDDSLMEKFLNGDSLTDQEVSKGLKIAIRKGSLVPVFAGDGYFQVGVNAMLNSIVAFFPTAADTEEVVAKKAGSDEEIIIKCDPAGTPVLFMFKTFIEPHAGNLNYFRMYSGTLEPGIELYNASLSKAEKIGQFYFPNGKDRIDATKINCGDIGIAVKLKESGTGDTISTKGNQIILPEAILPHPSISVAVEAKSKDDEGKISVGLSRLNEEDPTFTYGFVPEIRQTLINGLGELHLDIMVGRLKRKFGVEVTIIKPRIPYRETISKKVEIQGKHKKQSGGHGQYGDVWLRLEPLPRGGGFEFVDEVVGGVVPGNFIPSVEKGVKAAMLEGAVAGYHIVDLRAAIYFGSYHPVDSSGTSFEIAGSMALKKGVLDASPVLLEPIMKLEVALPEEFAGQVMGDLNSRRGRISGMDSAKGMQVIKATAPQGEMYKYSTSLRSMTQGRGSFEMEFSHYDPVPFEATQKIIEEAKKEKEEKQK